tattttttgtattgagTTCAATGCACTTCATTAAATCACATACATTTGTGATTCTAGTAGATGGAGAATTCTATCAACTTATTAATTGTATTAAACTATTAATTTCTGAGTAAAAAACCATGTTCAAAATCCGTAAACATTAACTTTTTAGTGCTTGTCCTGGGCATTATTATCCATATGCAGTGTGATTGTGTCTTTAATAGATATTGGTGTACATCAACCTAAAAAGTTGCATAACGTTCTTAATTCATTTCAGATCCCAGTAATTTCCAATGCCCTTGGTGGAATTCTTGTTGGTTTAGTTACAAGCTATGCTGGCGGTGTTAGAAAGGTAAGGTTTACTTTGTGAACTCAATTAGTTTTGGGATGGACTATCCACAGATGATGGATGAAAACGGTCATCAGATGGTAGTCGGTTCTTCTCGTTACTTTGCCGTTTTTTCGTATTCTATATCATGCCGTTGATTGTAGGAAACAGATTCTATGtatttgatgatattttttttaataataacaaatgtTAGTATGTTAGCTTCATGTTGTGGGTGGAGATAGAaccctcaacctcaaccactaAGCCAACCTTATATCGTCGGCAGTTGATGATATTGTTTAGTTTTGTGTTAGATTTTAGGGGCTTTAATCTACATTCTAATACAGTACATTATTTATggataaaaattattatttcactCTATTGGCGGAGCTATAGAGGCAGTAACTGCACAAACTTTTTGTACTTAATTGAGTTATTGGTAATTTGCTACTGGACCATATGAAATTGTTGAAGAACGTTGCAGTTACTGGACATGATGACAATTCTATGACTTCCAACATCATTCATATTTTCTGATCTGTACAAATTTACTTAAGTTCCTTTCGTTCAATGTGGTTGCAGGGATTTGTCATTGTCTCAGCTTTACTTGTTACTGCATTGCTACAATTCATTTTTGAAGGAAAACCGCCTTCATTGTATTGCCTTGTGGCTCTTCCGCTAGTTGTCAGTAGCATTTCAATATACCAGAAATACCCCTACCAGGTTAAGAAGAAGGAAGCATAAAACCTGCCGGGCATAGTATGGGGAAGTTATTTCATTAGTTCCCCACTGAAGCTCCTTTGTTTTATATCCACGACCACAATATTTAAGCATGTTGTAAATGATAGAGGGCAAGTATTCTTTTCAATGTCTGCTCAATCTCAATAGAGTTAGGGATGTcagactttttcttttctatcctCATTTTACTATTGTGGAACTTTTGAATGAGGTATTTATTTTGGTCTTCTCTTCAATGTGTGGATAGAGGGACGAAAGTGGTTCAATTTGAAATTCATGTTGCAGAAGACAATGGCTATATTATATGTACTgttgttgaaacttgaaagtgaaATTTAcgtgaaaaaaaatatgattggAATCCTTTTTCTTCAATGAACTTGAACATTATTatggattaaaatttatttattttgactaaaatttGAATATTCTTATGTTCTTGTATATCTCCCTAAGAATATCTCTGGATTCTTAGTAATTAGTAAAATTTTCACCAAGAGACTTAACCGCGACTGATTTGGAATTTGACAAATCACGATATTGGGTATATCCCTAACTCTTGGCAAACTTTCTTGGGAGTTCTTGGCTATAAAATGTGGAAGAACAAAAATACCATGCTATTCTCTTAGCTTAAAAGGGCGGGAAAGCATCTCCTTTCTGTTGTCGCTAATATTACGAAGTTCATTAATCATTTTTCTAGCAGTCAGATGATTAATGCAATTGCAAATTCTAGGATGAGTATAGAATGGAAGTCCCTCATAGAATTATTGGAAGATTTATCAGAGTCTATCTGTGAAAAGCTTTGAACCCTTTGTCTTGGTATTAATATTGTTAAGTCATTCAACACAAAGAATGTGATTTTAGACGGACTCACCTATGATTATTAATACGGTGAATTTCAGTTTCTCTAAAAATGCTTTTATCCAAACTTCTTCTCCAAGAGTTCATTTCTCTTCTCGTCTCCGACAATTTAAATGAAGAATATCAGTTTATCATATGTTCCATGAAGCCAGCACACAAATTTTCTGGCCAACCAAAGGACATTCTTTGTTAGGTTTTAATTGACTATATTTTTCCCGCTTTAGTATTTCTTTTAGAAGGGGATGTAAGAGGTGCTAGCatacttcattttattttgtattttaatttaattaaaaaatttaatttaatgtcagtgtaaaattgttttacagTCACATTTAATAAACTGTTTTTTTAAGAAAGACAAGAAGGGTTTAAGGTACCCTAAAAAGAAGAAGGGTTTAAGGGCACAGAAAAAGTGTGCAAGTTCATTTGGAAAGAAACGATGGCAGATATTGCAAACCTATCAATAATCCCACTGATGCCAACTTCTTTTGCACCAGATTCCAAAGAAATCGCGTTTAAGACAATCCCTTCAGCATCCAAGTTCCAAATCAAACACTTCATCGAATCTTTCTACAACTTACAGGTACAAAAAGTTCGAACATTGAACGTCAAAGGCAAAACCAAGAATCGCGGTGGAACCTTAGTCGCAAAACCTAATTACAAAAAAGCTTATGTCACTCTCAAAAAACCAGTTTCCTTCACCAACGACCTTTTCCCCTTTCATCCCGCCGTCAATGCCGTCGACGACAATATCAAGAATAAGAAGAAATTGGTCGCAAATTAGTGTGAGGTATTACTCACTCCTCTGTGGTAGATGacattttatgtttttcaatattttcatgCCATGtgaatgttgatttttttttttctttttcaattcagGTTCTCATGAAAAACATTGGATCAATATCACTTTGTTTATCAACTTTGAAGGCTTCATATAGTTTTGTTATTTATCGAATGTTTGGGAAACAATTTGTAAcctttaaaatcaaatttttaatgaAGAAATTGTGGTTTTTGCAAAGGAACAACTTCattgtttcaaattaaaataGGTTTATGCttagtcagactttacttacctcgcggccaaACTCGAAATTATCAGGGTCCCCTTCTCCTGAGAACCGGAGGGTTAACacgaaaagaaaaacttgaataGGTTTTTGCCTCTAAATCTCCATTTGACTAGAAGTGATAGAGAGTTGTTTCATTTTTCTGCAATGCTAGTGTTTAGTTTTACTTTCATCTGCATTCTTCATACAGTAGTTCATATTGCTAATAAACTGTAGTAGTATGTCCTTTGAGACTTGAGAGTGATTTAGTCACTTGAGAGACTAAATCCATTCTCGGTCGTAGTTATGTATTATTTGTATTGCAGCATTTGGAAGCCTCTATGTGTAAAAGgaacttttctttctttgaagcAAACAACATCTTTAGATATAAAATTTAGACTATATGCTTcatatacaaaatattttgcaacagattttttttatgtggAAATACTTTTAAGACGTGGAGAGCCTTCTTCTCGGGGCTGATCTACGACGAGTGCGGTTTGGTGATGTGGGTATATCTTGTCCATCTCTAGTTTCACATCCTGCATGTTTTACATGAAAGGAGTTTTTGATCTTGCGCCAATTTAAACCCCAGCTTGATGGATTCTTTGACTTGTCGTTGttgcttaattttttatactcTTCTTGCAACTCAAAGTAGTCGTTCTGCAGTTCTACCATATTGGACTTTACATTCTCGAGTTCTGTTTTGAGTGTTTTAATGTCCATACTTGCAGATATCTGGTTTACATCATGTTCAGAGTTTATTCCACTCTGTGCTGGTTCCTTCTCTTGCATTGCTGCCCTCATCTTTACTTGCTCTGCAAAAAGAACCTGCAGTGTAACTCTGGTTCAGGGGACAACATTTTAAGCTCATATTAGCtctaaatatatgattttaacTATCATTTATCATGCTCCACGCTATCTTAGATGatatgtctatatatatatattttaaaaatcggTATCCGgcccaaggggaccaatcccactgCCCACTTGTGGGGGCCCtgtttaaagccagagttttttttacTCTGTATGGACTAGCCCACCGAATTTGGCACCAGGGGGAattgaacctgagaccttgagaggagcacactccaagGTCCCAAGCCAACTCCACTAggccaacccaagtgggttgatATGTCCATAATCTTAACCAGCTCCACAATGTTTTGTCGAATTCAATTGTCTTATGAAAAATGAATTTGGaaatattttcttctttctgtTGAATCACAGTGATTTCTTAAAAGCCTTTTAACAGATGCTGCTAGGTCTAAATTGTACtttatgataatgataatctcaatttctttttttcttttttttttctgcatggaatttgaatttcttaaaACTCTAGTTGGTGATCATTTCGTAATTTATCATGTATGAAACTAAAATAACTGAAAACTAAGTTCCAGGAAGCTGTACCTGGACAATCGTTCTTAGAGGCAATCTATCATTTTGCGCAGCATGTATGCATGCATCAAGTGAGAGTTTTTCACAGTTCATTATTTTGCAGAGTCTTCTACGGTCATGATCAGTCAGTGAAGGATGGGTCTAGAGAAACATCAAATTCATCAATATTAAATGTCAAAACTTTgtttttaaatatgtttttcaaCACTTCAAACTTGAAACACAAACAAGTACAGATTAAAAGACAGACCTTAAGGTAGGTGTCAATGGCTCTATATAGACCATCATCAAATGATCGAGTATATTCTGGTAGCAATTCAGCTAAGACTTGGAACTTTGTAATTGAAAGATTTGGATCTGTTGCAACTTCAGCTAGGTAATTGTCCATGAGCCTATTCAATTTCCCAGACTTTTGTTGCAGTTGCATTTGTTGTTTTTCATGCATCAAGAAGTATTCAAAAATCCGTTGCACTACATCTATGTCTTGCATAGTGCAGTCTTCGGGTGAATTAGGCATGCtacaaatgaaaaacaaaagaatagaacaaagaaaaagatagAAATTAGTGTCTTTGGTCATTTTCATAAGCCTTGGcttattttttggtttagtgggttatataatttgatttgatCTTCAGCATTAATGCCAATTTCAATGTGAAGGAAAAAATGAATTGTAAAATACTCACTTGACCATTTTTCCTTGATCTCTATTTTGATATCTAGGAATTAAAAGATCATTCACCTCAGCATCTTCTAACACCATGCCAACCCTCTTTTCAAGGTCCGAAATGAGTGCTGGTGATACAGAATACATCATTGCCATCTTTAACATCTGCAACAAGAACTTACATGGGACAGCTTCTTGTTGAGTAGGAATTATGCTTACTAGGCTTTCAATAATCGTCGTTTGCTCCTTGCTATGTGCAGCGCTCTCTTGTTTCTTCCTACCAAATATAGTGAACTGTAGATTACTTTTTTCATGCCCATATCCTCTTAGTCCTTCCAACTCTTCAGACATTCCTGGTAGCCATCTCTTGGCATATTGCATGATACATTTACCAATGGTCTCTGGCTTGATTCCCTTTGCCTTTATTGCTGAAATTATCCGCATAAAATGATCAATCCGGAGGGTGGCCACATCATTGAACCACCAGCTTTCTTGATTAGATGTTGCATCCTCACTTGTGTGCTTATTTTTAGAAGCCTTCAAAGCTATAGAATCACAGCATCTTCTAACAATTTGGATGTTTTCAACCCATGGAGAGAGATTTTCACAAGATTTCAGAACAGTGACAGTGTCTTTCCATGAAGAAAGCACGACAAATGTGAGGAAAGCTTCGGTCTTGGAAATGAGATTGCCATCTTCTAGTTCTTCTGTCATCTCTAGGAATTCTGATGCACATCTTAGTGCAGCTACGTTATCTGAGTTGAAGTCTATGGGGAGACCATAACAGAATTTTAGAATTGTTTCAAATGTTTCCGATCCACCTGGAAAGTTGTCAAGCTTGAGCACATTGCCAGAATTTGAGATCAGAGGCTGAACTTCCAACCGTCCTATGTAGCCGCATTTTGATATAATGGGGTACTGTTACACAAAAAGTAGCCAACATATCAAAGGATTACGTTGCTATTTGGGGAGAAGTGGTTTCTTTTTTATCATTAGTTTTAGTttatgcattttaattatacaACATGACCCTGTTTTTATTCGAATTCCTGTTTTAAAGATTTTGCTAAAGTAAggtaaaaacatttttatttactagattttctttttacaaaatCTTGAAAacattaaacaaaattaaaacagCGATTCCCTATCCATGTTTGATGTACTGTCTACCTCTCTTGAGGGACTTTTTCCTCCTCTTTCTCTATCTATCCAAAAGGGGTGGTGGGGGTGGGGGAAAGACATATGGTCGCACAACTCACACACTAGGAAGAAAGGAGTAAATGGTTTATGCTCCCTATTGACAAAATTGTGCTCTTCACCAGTCAGTATCAATCATTAGATGAGAGATTACTAATATAGACAGTGTTAtgattatttaattatcttgTCCCTCATAAACACTGCAGATGATACTGTTTAGAAGAATTTTACTGTGCTAAATAGTTTTCTGCATTTATGAGGCTTTATGTTATGATGTTTATCGATACCTTGTGTACATTATAAGTTGTTTCCTGGACTTGAATTGAAAAGTCTGTTGGGATTCGAGGAGCAACGAACCTGCATAAGCCAAAATCAGAAAGAAAAAGTACAGAAAAAAATTCACTCATACAAAAAGAACTAGTGGTATAAAACATAAGAGCGATGGGGGGAGAACCGTCTTTGCTTAGACATGCATACTTAATTTCATTTAGACTTCTACCAGCTTTTTAGCTGCATAAAACATAAAGTATTCTATTTCTGGCAGTACCTTGAATGTTCACTTTTGATGCTATCAGCTATTGTGACATGTTTGTTGGGAATAACTATGCTTTTATCTGAAACTTGATCAGTTCTCTCAGGCTGACTTTCAGGGTCTGTTGCTTGGGCCACTTGAAGTGATTTCATAGTGATTCTTGAGCTAACTGCAGCAAGCTTGGGACTAGACATAACATTATGATGACTAGTCTAAATGATATAAGAAACCAGACATGTTGTCTAAATTAATGCTGAGAACTGTTCTGTGGCCAGTGTATAGTTGTAGTTAAGACGGTTGTTGGGATGTTTCTTTCCTTCTAGGCTATCAACTTCCATAAAATTCTATGATCATATGGAATAGGAATACTATAATTGCCAGATGTTTAAGTGAAACCATATATACACATGTTATGTGGTTTCCTCTGAGTTAGGTTTGACAGAGTGATCAGGATTGAGTGATTAGTTTCTGCAGTTGTGTGTGGAGAATATACGGTTTTACACACAAATTATCCATATTATTTGTAACTGGATTACCATTtgtatttacatttatatattaattatatttagttAGTGAAGACTGAAGCATTTAACATGAAAGGATATGTTTGGCTTTCATTGTCAGCATCAAGGTGCATATCATAACAGATGTGATTTACTAGCATTACAGTATTTTTTATAGGTTAgaatttctcattttaattttttaaccttATCATAGTAACATCAATATGTGATTGTTATGAAAATCTGGGCCATGATTTGTCCCCCTTAAGCCATACAAAGTGCAAACAATTTGAGGAATTGTGGCTCACAATACTATACGTCACTGTTTACATTCAATTATTTgtatacttttattttcatcCCAAAACTACAAAAAATGcgatatgaatataaatatattggtTACATTTTTTCTGTTCTTTTATTAGTGACGAAAAATTATCCTAgtacacaaataaaattaacaataagACATATCATCCACaagttttatgtttttaattttaatagtgTGTCCATCATACCTTTTTTTGGGGTCAAAATGTATCCATCATACTAAACGACGAAGATTTATAAGGTAGGAAATAGaatgttttttatgtttatgaGTAACGTGGATTAAATGGATCAACATTTTGGGTGTGATTTATAATAGAAAAGTGCCACTTTAAGATTAAAGAGGGATTCTAGACGAGGATTCAGTCTTATGTTCGGGCGCTTGTGGTGAGAAGGAAACTCTTTCACATTTGTTATTTGATTGCGACTTCTTTGGGGTTGTTGTTTGGTATGAGGTGGCAAGTTGGTTGGGTTTCTCTCTTGCCCCTCCACGTGAAGCCACTACTATCGTTCTGTATTTTGGAGGTCCGTTGCCTCGGATGAGAAATGTTCTTTACTTGATATGGGCGACGTGTTGTTGGTATGCTTGGAGGAATGCAACAATCGTATTTTTAAGGTTAAGGTTGTGTCTAAGGATCAATTGGTGGGGACTATTAAAATGGTGGTGGTGGCTTAAAACTAGGAAAAAATGTTTTAGTTTTGATAGTCAACAGTGGTGGTCGAACCCTGCTGGTTGTTTGGGTTTATTATAGTTGGTTGCCATTGTGTGTGGAAGGAATTGTAGTGTCTCGGGAATTTATATCTTTTATGCTCTCGTTCTTGGTGCGTAGAAATTgctatattctttttttttttctttcaaaagtcATAGTAATGTTTTGTGGCATGACTAGAGATTTCTCATAGATCATACAATATTCTTTCTTCCGCCCTTGAGCTTtgcatgtttttgttttgtgatcCGTCTGTTTAAACTCTTTGTACTTTATTTTTAGAGATATCTTATGcctttttaatgttatttttttggcctcttaaaaaaaaaccttatgcATATGATcattatagatcaaatacaaCAATTATTCAATCATCTTAAAAAGTTTAGGATAAAGCTAACATATGCCCTAAAAGTACATACTAAGAAACTTAGTATAAATGTCTAAAAAGTCCGTGCatttaatttgataaaagtcaaaatactattttttttttaaaatgtaagtTTTTTACTTTTGAATTCTTTAACACGTACCAAaagagccaaaaaaaaaaaaaaaggccaaAAGGGTGGGGGGGTGTAAATGTAATAATGATTGATTTGGCAACGTGGGTGTTTGTGGTCaaagtttgtttattttgtgggggtgtagggactaaaataattaaataaagatagagatgaaaaaggaaaaatgaaatgaaagttGGCATAATGcggtactactactactactatatgATATAGGCAagttctaacatgcacaagtgcaccatat
This portion of the Trifolium pratense cultivar HEN17-A07 linkage group LG3, ARS_RC_1.1, whole genome shotgun sequence genome encodes:
- the LOC123916973 gene encoding BTB/POZ domain-containing protein DOT3 isoform X1, producing MSSPKLAAVSSRITMKSLQVAQATDPESQPERTDQVSDKSIVIPNKHVTIADSIKSEHSRFVAPRIPTDFSIQVQETTYNVHKYPIISKCGYIGRLEVQPLISNSGNVLKLDNFPGGSETFETILKFCYGLPIDFNSDNVAALRCASEFLEMTEELEDGNLISKTEAFLTFVVLSSWKDTVTVLKSCENLSPWVENIQIVRRCCDSIALKASKNKHTSEDATSNQESWWFNDVATLRIDHFMRIISAIKAKGIKPETIGKCIMQYAKRWLPGMSEELEGLRGYGHEKSNLQFTIFGRKKQESAAHSKEQTTIIESLVSIIPTQQEAVPCKFLLQMLKMAMMYSVSPALISDLEKRVGMVLEDAEVNDLLIPRYQNRDQGKMVNMPNSPEDCTMQDIDVVQRIFEYFLMHEKQQMQLQQKSGKLNRLMDNYLAEVATDPNLSITKFQVLAELLPEYTRSFDDGLYRAIDTYLKTHPSLTDHDRRRLCKIMNCEKLSLDACIHAAQNDRLPLRTIVQVLFAEQVKMRAAMQEKEPAQSGINSEHDVNQISASMDIKTLKTELENVKSNMVELQNDYFELQEEYKKLSNNDKSKNPSSWGLNWRKIKNSFHVKHAGCETRDGQDIPTSPNRTRRRSAPRRRLSTS
- the LOC123916973 gene encoding BTB/POZ domain-containing protein DOT3 isoform X2, with amino-acid sequence MSSPKLAAVSSRITMKSLQVAQATDPESQPERTDQVSDKSIVIPNKHVTIADSIKSEHSRFVAPRIPTDFSIQVQETTYNVHKYPIISKCGYIGRLEVQPLISNSGNVLKLDNFPGGSETFETILKFCYGLPIDFNSDNVAALRCASEFLEMTEELEDGNLISKTEAFLTFVVLSSWKDTVTVLKSCENLSPWVENIQIVRRCCDSIALKASKNKHTSEDATSNQESWWFNDVATLRIDHFMRIISAIKAKGIKPETIGKCIMQYAKRWLPGMSEELEGLRGYGHEKSNLQFTIFGRKKQESAAHSKEQTTIIESLVSIIPTQQEAVPCKFLLQMLKMAMMYSVSPALISDLEKRVGMVLEDAEVNDLLIPRYQNRDQGKMVNMPNSPEDCTMQDIDVVQRIFEYFLMHEKQQMQLQQKSGKLNRLMDNYLAEVATDPNLSITKFQVLAELLPEYTRSFDDGLYRAIDTYLKTHPSLTDHDRRRLCKIMNCEKLSLDACIHAAQNDRLPLRTIVQSYTAGSFCRASKDEGSNAREGTSTEWNKL
- the LOC123916973 gene encoding BTB/POZ domain-containing protein DOT3 isoform X3 → MSSPKLAAVSSRITMKSLQVAQATDPESQPERTDQVSDKSIVIPNKHVTIADSIKSEHSRFVAPRIPTDFSIQVQETTYNVHKYPIISKCGYIGRLEVQPLISNSGNVLKLDNFPGGSETFETILKFCYGLPIDFNSDNVAALRCASEFLEMTEELEDGNLISKTEAFLTFVVLSSWKDTVTVLKSCENLSPWVENIQIVRRCCDSIALKASKNKHTSEDATSNQESWWFNDVATLRIDHFMRIISAIKAKGIKPETIGKCIMQYAKRWLPGMSEELEGLRGYGHEKSNLQFTIFGRKKQESAAHSKEQTTIIESLVSIIPTQQEAVPCKFLLQMLKMAMMYSVSPALISDLEKRVGMVLEDAEVNDLLIPRYQNRDQGKMVNMPNSPEDCTMQDIDVVQRIFEYFLMHEKQQMQLQQKSGKLNRLMDNYLAEVATDPNLSITKFQVLAELLPEYTRSFDDGLYRAIDTYLKTHPSLTDHDRRRLCKIMNCEKLSLDACIHAAQNDRLPLRTIVQSK